ACCGTGCCGGGCTTAAGCTTCTGCGCCTCTTTCCATGTAGCAAAGGTCTGCACCGGCAGGCGGTATTCGCGCAGCAGCACGCCAATGCGCTCGCACGAGCCGCGTGTCCATGCCGTGACATAGGCGCGCCTGCCGGTCTGCGCCCATTCCTCAACCCGTGCATGCAGCATGGGGAAGACGTTCTCGCGCCCGTCGGTCACGGTCTTGGCAAACATCTGGCCGGGCCTGCCGCCGGCATCCATGCCCGGCGCGCCATCGGGCTGGGCGAAGGGCATGAACACCACGGCCTTCTTGCCCGCAATCATTGCATCCCACCCCTTGCGGTCGAGATACATCAGGTGCGACGGCAGCGGGCGGTAGGGCACTTCCCCTTCCCGCGTGGGCTGTTTGCGGGCGTCGTAATGATCGGCGATCATTTCCAGCCGGGTTGTCAGCACCTCTTCGGCCTGATTGGCGAGCGAGATGGTCACACCGGGCAGGTAGTCCACCAGCGTTTCCATGTGCTCATGGAACAGAGGCAGCCAGTGCTCCATGCCCGCATGCCGCCTGCCATCCGATATGTGCTGGTACAGCGGGTCATTGGCGGCTGCCGGGCCAAACAGGTCGCGCCAGCCGGTGCGAAAGCGCGATATGGAAGCCGGATCAAGGCTGAAATCAGCCACCGGGCGCATGGTCAGGCTGTCGATCTTCGCTGTCGAGCGCTGGGTGCCGGGGTCGAAGCGGCGGATGTTTTCCACTTCGTCGCCAAACAGGTCGAGGCGCACGGGTTCGGCCTCGCCTGCGGGGAAAATATCAAAAATGCCGCCACGGGTGGCGAACTCGCCCTGTTCCATCACCGTGTCGGTGCGGTTGTAGCCGTGGGCAATGAGCAGTTCCATCAGGAACGGCGCGTCAAGGCTTTCGCCGGTTTTGATGGTGATCGACTGTCCGGCAAAGGCCGCGCGCGGGGCCACGCGCTGGATGGCGCCCATCACCGTGGTCAGCACGATGCGGGGCGTGGTTGCCTTTTCCAGCAGGCGGGTCAGTGTTGCCACCCGCTCCGCGATGATGGCGGGGTTAGGGGAAACACGGTCATACGGCAGGCAGTCCCAGCCTGGAAAGCGGAGGATTTCCGCCTTGGGTGCGACAAAGGCCAGCTGGTCTGCAATGCGCGCCATGGAGGCATCATCACGGCACACATGCAGCACGGGGCCTTCATTCTCGCCCAGGCGGCGGGCGAGCAGAAAGGCGTCATACCCATCCGGCACGCCCCATACGGGAACGGGGGCGCCGGGTGCGAGCGAGAAACCTGCCGTATCGTTCATTTTCCGCCCCGGATCGCGGCAAGGCGGGCGGGATCGGTGGCATCGGCCATGATCTGCTGCATCATGGGCGTATTGAGTTCGGGCGGCACCGGGCGGCGGCCGCTCAGCCAGTCGGCGAGGTCGGCATCGGGCAGATCCATCACCGCTTCGAGCGCGTCCAGCTCGGCTTCGGTCATGCCCTCGAGCCGGGGGGCGACGAACCCGCCGATCAGCACATCGGTTTCATGCGTGCCGCGATGTGTGGCGCGGTAATAGATCTTGCGCCGCCGCGTATCGAGGCGGGAGAGATCAGGCGTTCTGGCTTCCATTGCGTTCCACCCCTGTATGGTTGTGTTTTGTTCCGTAACGCAGGTGTCCTATAGCCCTCATGCGGGCATATGTCAGCCCGCATGACAAGCATGCCACCCCGCAGGATGAACCGCCGCGTGTCCGATACCCCTACCCCGCCCGCCAATTCCCTTCTCGCCCCGCTGCTTGCGGGGATTGAAAGCCTGAAGGGCATGAAACCGGCCACAGCGAAGCTTCTGGCGCGGGTGGCTGGGGGCGGGCGGGTGATCGACCTTCTGTTCCACCTGCCGGAATCGGTGGTGGACCGGCGCTACCGCCCTGCCCTGCGCGAGGTGGAAACCGGGCGGGTGTGCACGCTGCTTGTCACGATCACGCGCGTGGTGCCGCCTGCTCCCGGTGGCGGGCGCGGCAGGCGGCCGTGGCGTGTGGTGGTGAGTGATGGCACGGCGGAGGCGGAACTGGTGTTCTTTTCCCCCCATCAGGTGCGCAGGCTGGCGGCGGGACAGGACATTGCCGTGTCGGGCACGCTGGAGCGCTTTGGGGAGCGGCTGAGCATGGCTCACCCCGATTATCTGGTGCCGCAGGCCAGGCTTGCTGAAATTCCGTTGCTCGACCCGGTCTGGCCGCTCACGGCGGGGCTGTTTCCCAGCCAGGTGCGCAGCGCCATGCGGGCGGCGTTCGATGTGTTTCCCACCCTGCCGGAATGGCAGGATGCCAGCGTGCTGGCGCAGCGCAAGTGGCCGGACTTCGAACAGGCGCTGCGCACGTTGCACCGCCCCTGTGACTTTCCTGACCTGATGGAGGGCGAGGCGCTGATCGGGGCGTCCGAGCGCGCACGGGCGCGGCTGGCGTGCGATGACCTGCTGGCCCAGCAGGTTGCCATGGCGCAGGCCCGCAGGCTCAACCGCCTGCGACCGGGGCGCAGCATTGTGAGTGATGGCAGCCTGCGCGCGGTGGCGCTGTCGCGTTTTGGTCATGAACCCACCACGGCCCAGACCCGCACGCTGGCGGAAATTGATGCCGACCTAGCCGCCCCCCGCCAGATGACGCGCCTTTTGCAGGGTGACGTGGGCGCAGGCAAGACGCTGGTGGCACTGCTGGCCATGCTGGGCGCGGTTGAGGCAGGCCATCAGGCGGCCCTGATGGCGCCGACCGAAATTCTGGCACGCCAGCATCTGGCCACGTTTGAAAAACTCTCCCCCGTGCCGGTGGCGTTCCTTAGCGGCAGCGTGAAGGGCAAGGCCCGGCGCGAGGCCCTGGCCCGCATTGCCGATGGCACGGCCCGGCTGGTGATTGGCACGCATGCCCTGTTTCAGGAAAGCGTGGTGTTTGAGGATCTTGCGCTGGCGGTGATTGACGAGCAGCACCGTTTTGGCGTGGAGCAGCGCGCCATGCTGGGCGAGAAAGGCCGCCAGACCGATGTGCTGGTCATGACCGCCACCCCCATTCCCCGCTCGCTGCTGCTGACCCAGTGGGGCGACATGCTGGTCAGCCGGCTGGACGTGAAACCCGCCGGCCGCAAGCCGGTACGCACCTCGCTGCATGCGCTCTCGGCCATGGATGACCTGCTGGCGGGGCTTGAACGCGCTCTTGCGCGCGGTGCGCGGATCTTCTGGGTGTGCCCGCTGGTGAGCGAGAGTGAAACCGTTGACATTGCCGCAGCCGAGGCCCGGCATCATGCCCTTGCCGCCCATTTTGGCACGGACGCCGTAGGGCTTGCGCACGGGCAGCAGGATATTGCCCTGCGCGAGCAGGCCATTGCCGATTTTGCCGCCGGGCGCACGCGGCTCCTTGTCGCCACAACCGTGATCGAGGTTGGGGTGGATATCCCCGATGCGACGGTGATGGTGATCGAGCATGCCGAGCGGTTTGGCCTGGCGCAG
This is a stretch of genomic DNA from Komagataeibacter xylinus. It encodes these proteins:
- a CDS encoding succinate dehydrogenase assembly factor 2 codes for the protein MEARTPDLSRLDTRRRKIYYRATHRGTHETDVLIGGFVAPRLEGMTEAELDALEAVMDLPDADLADWLSGRRPVPPELNTPMMQQIMADATDPARLAAIRGGK
- the recG gene encoding ATP-dependent DNA helicase RecG, which gives rise to MNRRVSDTPTPPANSLLAPLLAGIESLKGMKPATAKLLARVAGGGRVIDLLFHLPESVVDRRYRPALREVETGRVCTLLVTITRVVPPAPGGGRGRRPWRVVVSDGTAEAELVFFSPHQVRRLAAGQDIAVSGTLERFGERLSMAHPDYLVPQARLAEIPLLDPVWPLTAGLFPSQVRSAMRAAFDVFPTLPEWQDASVLAQRKWPDFEQALRTLHRPCDFPDLMEGEALIGASERARARLACDDLLAQQVAMAQARRLNRLRPGRSIVSDGSLRAVALSRFGHEPTTAQTRTLAEIDADLAAPRQMTRLLQGDVGAGKTLVALLAMLGAVEAGHQAALMAPTEILARQHLATFEKLSPVPVAFLSGSVKGKARREALARIADGTARLVIGTHALFQESVVFEDLALAVIDEQHRFGVEQRAMLGEKGRQTDVLVMTATPIPRSLLLTQWGDMLVSRLDVKPAGRKPVRTSLHALSAMDDLLAGLERALARGARIFWVCPLVSESETVDIAAAEARHHALAAHFGTDAVGLAHGQQDIALREQAIADFAAGRTRLLVATTVIEVGVDIPDATVMVIEHAERFGLAQLHQLRGRVGRGQAESYCLLLHDSALGQTARRRLALLRETEDGFLIADEDFRLRGGGDLTGRRQSGLPDLRLASPLHVDMLLRLAAQDARRLVDTPPDKASPALRGRRQAVSLLLELFARAQAVRAIRAG